The sequence GACTGCTGGGTGCGCTGGCCCAGCATGTAGTTGCCGCGCAGGAGAAGGTCGTACGCCGCGGCGTTGCGCGTGGGGCGCGCCTCAATGGAGGCGCGCTCGCCAGGCAGGAGGCGCCCGGCAATGGCGGTGCCCACCGCCTGAGCGACGTTCTCCTGGACACCGAGCAGGTCCTCTCCGGACAAGTCGAACTGATTGGTCCACACCTGCACTCCGGTCGAGGCTCGCAACAGTTCCACCGACACGCGCAGCCGGGTCCCGACCCGGCGCACGCGGCCGTTAACGAGATAGCTGACGTTGAGGGTGCGGCCCAGCTCCGGCGGGCTCATCGTGGCAGCTTCGCGCAGCCGGCGCACCGTGGTGCGCGAGGTTACCACCAGCCGCTCCACCTGGCCCAGCCGAGCCGCGATCTCCTCGGTCAGCCCTTCAGCCACGTAGGCGTCGGCGCTGTCGGGCGACAGGTTCTCGAAGGCCAGCACCGCCACGCTGGTGGGCGCCGGAGTGGGGGCGCGCGCCACGGCACGAGGCCGGCCGCACGGCGGCGGGCTGCCGTCCGGGCACTGAGCCGCCGCGGGGACGGCGGCCGCGAAAAGCAGCAGAGCGGCAAGACCGGAACCGGTCCCTGGGCGCAGCGGCATCCGCGAGAATCCAGCTGCACCAACCCGGCAGAGGCACGTCAACAGCGGGGGCGTCATCGCATGGCCCCGAAAGCCAGCGCGGCGCGCAGCGCGCGAGTGAGCGCCCGTGCCTTGACGTCGCCGGGCAAGCGCATCGTCACGTAGCGCACCTGGCGCGTCTTGCCGGCGCCCTCGATGATCCGGTCGGGATCGGCCAGCTTCGCCCCGTGCTCGAGGTAAAGGCGCACGCACTCCTTATACGGGAAGATCGTGCACACCAGGCCGGCGTCGGGATCGCGGTAGCCGATCGCCTTCCAGCCCGGATACGGCACCTCGCGCACGGTGGGCAGGGCCCGCTTCACGTGGTCGCGCACCTTGGCGGCGAGGGAGCGGATGCGCGGTGGAAACATCTGCAGGATGCGGGCAGGTGTGAGACCATCGCTCGCGCCTGCTTTCCTCGCGACCTTCCTGCCCGCCCGCTTCTTCGGGGCCGCCGCCCCCCGCGCCACTTTCACGGCCCCGCGGGCCCACTCCACCAGCCGGTCCCGGTCGTCGAGCACGTCCGCCGGTACCTCGTAGTAGCCGCGCATCGGCGCCTCGTTGGGCATGGGCGCGAACGGGCCCGCTCCCGCCGCCACGTAGGCGGGCCGGGTGTCGTCATTCACCTTGAAGAACAGCTGGTCGTCGTCCAGAACGGCGAAGAAGAGGCCCCCGTGGTAGAGGCCCGCGCCGCCGAACATCCGGCGGACGGTGACGGCGCCGAGTCCGGCCAGCTGCTCCAGGACGTAGTCGCGGAATGCTTCGCTTACGGGCATGGGTGAGCCAATTTACACGCTGGAGCGCGCCAAGCGAGATGGGGCGCCCAGAATCCTGTGGCGATGCCGCATTCGTCCACGCGGCCGGCCCCCATTACCTTTGCTGATGCCATTCTCCTCGTTCGGCCTGCACCCTTCCCTGCTCAAGGCGATCCGCGAGCTGGGCTTCACCCGACCCACGCCCATCCAGGAACAGTCGATCCCGCCCGGCGTCGCCGGCAAGGACGTCCTCGCTTGCGCGATGACAGGAAGCGGAAAGACCGCGGCCTTCATGCTCCCGATCATCCAGCACCTGATGGCGAAGCCGCGCGGGGTCACCCGCGCGCTGGTCCTCGCGCCGACCCGCGAGCTGGCCGCGCAGATCCACGAACACATGGAAGAGCTCGCGGTGCACACGCCGGTGACCGGCGCGCCGGTCTTCGGCGGCGTGGGGATGTCGCCGCAGGAGCACGCCTTCCGGAGCGGGGTGGACATCATCATCGCCACGCCGGGCCGGCTGCTCGATCACTTCCGCCAGCCCTACGCGAAGCTCGACAAACTCGAGTTCCTGGTGCTCGACGAGGCCGATCGGATGCTGGACATGGGATTCCTGCCCGACATCCGCCGGGTGCTGCGCCACATCCCGGCCAAGCGGCAGACGCTCTTCTTCAGCGCCACCATGCCGCAGGAGATCGTGAAGCTGTCGGCGGAGATGCTCCGGCATCCCGTGACGATCAACCTCGAGCGAAGATCGGCGCCGGCCGTGGGCATCACGCAGGCCGTCTACCCCGTGCCTCGGGAACTCAAGTCCGCCTTGCTGCTGGAGCTGCTGAAGCGGAAGGAGATCCACGACGCCATCGTCTTCTGCCGCACCAAGCACCGCGCCAACCGGCTCGCCGAGTACCTGACGAAGCACGGCATGTCGAACGCCAAGATCCACGGCAACCGGAGCCAGGCGCAGCGCACCGAGGCGCTGGCCGGGTTCAAGCGCGGGAAGGTCCGCGCCTTGGTGGCGACCGATATCGTGGCGCGCGGCATCGACGTCGAAGCGCTGGGCCACGTGGTGAACTTCGACGTGCCGAACGTCCCCGACGATTACATCCACCGGGTGGGACGCACGGCGCGCGCCGAGACCACCGGCGACGCGTTCACGTTCGTTTCGCCCGATGAGGAGTCGGACCTGAGCGCGATCGAGCGCGCGATCGGCAAGCGGCTGCCGCGGGTGACGCTGCCTGGGTTCGACTACGCGCACCAGCCGGCCGAGCGCTTCGAGGTGCCAATCGGGGAGCGCATCGCGGCTATGCGCGCGAAGAAGGCCGAGGACCGGGCGCGGGCCAAGGCCAAGGCTGAGCGCAAAGGGCATCAGCAGACGCAGGAGCAACAACGCGCGGCGCACAAGGCCGCCCGGCCGGCGTCGAGCCCGCTGTCACGATTCCACCGGCGGGGACGGTAGGAGGGGACGCGGAGGATCGGCGTCGCTCGCGGCTCAAGCCGCGGCTCGGCACTGTCGTGAAGCGACGGCCGCTTGACGCCTACTTGACGGCCGCACGCTAAGTCCAAGCCAACCCGCGCGCCGGGAGCGCCATGCGACCATTCCACCTAACCGGATTCCTCGTCCTCGCGGCCTGGCAGTTGGCGCCCGTCCAGGTCGCCCCCGATTCGACCGGCCGGCTGCGACTTTCCGTCGCGGCCGGGGCGGGCCGGTACGAAGACGCGACCTTCGACTGCAACGGCAACTTCGTGAGCGCGGTGCCGGTCGAGGTGCGCTCGGCGGGTGCGCGGCTGGACGCGATGGTCGACCCGAGCACGCGGCTCACGATGTACGGCGGCGTCCACGACGCCGATGAGGGCTGGGGCGACGGCTCCGGCGGGTTCGGGGGCGTGCAGATCGCGCACGAGGGACGGCGGATCGGCATCGGCGCGGGCGCGGTCAAGCGCGGCACGCCGAGCGGCGTGTTCGGTCCCAACTTCTATCTCCGGCTCG is a genomic window of Gemmatimonadales bacterium containing:
- a CDS encoding TfoX/Sxy family protein — its product is MPVSEAFRDYVLEQLAGLGAVTVRRMFGGAGLYHGGLFFAVLDDDQLFFKVNDDTRPAYVAAGAGPFAPMPNEAPMRGYYEVPADVLDDRDRLVEWARGAVKVARGAAAPKKRAGRKVARKAGASDGLTPARILQMFPPRIRSLAAKVRDHVKRALPTVREVPYPGWKAIGYRDPDAGLVCTIFPYKECVRLYLEHGAKLADPDRIIEGAGKTRQVRYVTMRLPGDVKARALTRALRAALAFGAMR
- a CDS encoding DEAD/DEAH box helicase, whose protein sequence is MPFSSFGLHPSLLKAIRELGFTRPTPIQEQSIPPGVAGKDVLACAMTGSGKTAAFMLPIIQHLMAKPRGVTRALVLAPTRELAAQIHEHMEELAVHTPVTGAPVFGGVGMSPQEHAFRSGVDIIIATPGRLLDHFRQPYAKLDKLEFLVLDEADRMLDMGFLPDIRRVLRHIPAKRQTLFFSATMPQEIVKLSAEMLRHPVTINLERRSAPAVGITQAVYPVPRELKSALLLELLKRKEIHDAIVFCRTKHRANRLAEYLTKHGMSNAKIHGNRSQAQRTEALAGFKRGKVRALVATDIVARGIDVEALGHVVNFDVPNVPDDYIHRVGRTARAETTGDAFTFVSPDEESDLSAIERAIGKRLPRVTLPGFDYAHQPAERFEVPIGERIAAMRAKKAEDRARAKAKAERKGHQQTQEQQRAAHKAARPASSPLSRFHRRGR